GAAGCCTGGAAATGGTACCGAAAATTATTCGGAGTGGACGTCAAAGTTTTTGAAGAGGCAGCTGAAGCCAATCTGATGCTACCTTATACCGGCGGTGAACCTAGAAGTCGTCATGCGGCCCTGGCCATCAACATGCAGGGCGGTGGTGGATTTGAGATCTGGCAATACACTTCCAGAACACCAGAAGGTCCAAAAGATGAAATCCTGTTAGGTGATCTTGGACTCTATTCTGGCAAGATCAAGTGCAAAAACGCGCAAAGGACTTCCGAATTTTGGAAAGGCAGAGATGGAAATGTTTTGAAAGGTGCACAGAAAGATCCACGAAATAAAGGTCATGTATTCATCAAAGACCCCTACGGTAACATTTTCGATGCAGTAGAAAATGAAAGCTGGTTCAAGAATGAAAAGAAACCGACTGGAGGCACCTTTGGCTGCATCATCGGCGTTTCGGATATCGAAGCTTCTAAGAAATTTTACGGTGAGGTACTAGGTTACGATCAGGTACTTTATGAAGGTGAAGGTCAGTACGAAGATTTCAAAGTACTACCTGGTGGAGATGCCACTTTCAAGCGGGCAATCCTTGGTCACGGGCCCAGGACCGGCGGCTTTAGCAAGTTGTTCGGAGACAGTGAAATCGAGTTGGTGCAAGTCGTGGATCGCACACCGAAGAAAATTTTCGAAGGTCGTTTCTGGGGAGACCTGGGATTCATTCACTTGTGTTTTGATATTGTCGGCATGCAAGCCTTGAAGGAGAGATGTGAGGCCGCAGGTCATCCATTCACCGTGGACAGCTTTGCCAATCTGGATGACTCCTTTGACATGGGTGAAGCTGCTGGTCACTTCTCATACATCGAAGATCCTGATGGGGCGCTCATCGAGTTTGTGGAAACGCACAAAATCCCAGTCATGAAGAAGCTTGGCTGGTACCTGGACCTAAGAAAGAAAGACCAGCGCAAACCTGTCCCGAATTACATTTTACATGCAATGGCCCTCAATCGGGTGAAAGATTAATATGTCAAGGCTAGCTGCAAACAGCTAGCTTCTCTTTGACATAATTCACGATTTCGAAGTGTGAAATGATCTTGTAGTGTCCTAATCCTTTGGTATGCACAAGATTGATGTCTGCAGGAATGGAATGTGCAAATTCCAACCCTTGATCATGTGGGATCATTTCATCATGCTCGTCATAGATAAGGTGCAGGTCCATTGATTTTATCTGTTCCAACTTGGTCCTCAGATCGAAGTAATCGATGGATTGGTGATAATTCTTTTCTACCAACTGACACATTTCATGGTATACTTCTTCCTTGCACCCCACCATATTGACCACTTCCTTGAAAAAGTACTTGGAATAAGGCGGCGTAGCAATTAAAAACAATTGGGTTGGGCGGAAATCAGCTGACAACTCCGAAAGCATCACCCCGGAAGCCAAACCACCTAATGAATAGCCAACGACCGCATCGTAAGGCCCATTCTGCACATAGTAATTTTTGAGAATGTCCCTAAACTCAGGTAGCGCAGTATGCCTGCCACTGGATTGACCATGGGCTTTCATATCAATACCTTCTACGGTATAGCCCAATTCGATCAAAGCGGTGATCATTCTACGAAAGTCCGCAATTTTTGAGCGCCAACCATGACTCATTAATACCTTTTTGGGCCCAATTCCCCATTTGTAGCTTACTATTTCATATCCGAAATAGCTCAATTTCGACACTTCAGCAGAAGCCAATAATTGTTGTTGCTGCTCGGTAAAGTGCGGTTTCCCAGGTTTGGTGAATTGATGCCAGATCAATTCGGCAGCTTTCTTCGGTGAAACATGCTGAAGTGCGAGTATGCCCTTCTTCATCAACTCTATTTTCCATCCTGACTTGGCAGGGCGGTTGGCAGGACGACTTCTGTCTATCTGCCCAACATCGATATAAGTAGTGTGCATAGATATATACCGATCGGTATTTGTTGGTTTAAAAAAATATCAGGCTGTAATCTGATCGATCTCTTTGATCAGTCTACGCCTCAACGTCTCATATGTTTGCGGGTCTCCTTCTACTCTGCTCAACATGATCCCACCTTCTACAGCCGTATACAAAAGCACCGCTGTTTCTTCCACATTCGTATCCTTTCTGATCTGCCCTTCCGTCACGCCTCGATAGATGATCTTGATCAGGGACTG
This DNA window, taken from Cytophagales bacterium, encodes the following:
- a CDS encoding VOC family protein, with product MSDFIICGIQQMGVGVANMPEAWKWYRKLFGVDVKVFEEAAEANLMLPYTGGEPRSRHAALAINMQGGGGFEIWQYTSRTPEGPKDEILLGDLGLYSGKIKCKNAQRTSEFWKGRDGNVLKGAQKDPRNKGHVFIKDPYGNIFDAVENESWFKNEKKPTGGTFGCIIGVSDIEASKKFYGEVLGYDQVLYEGEGQYEDFKVLPGGDATFKRAILGHGPRTGGFSKLFGDSEIELVQVVDRTPKKIFEGRFWGDLGFIHLCFDIVGMQALKERCEAAGHPFTVDSFANLDDSFDMGEAAGHFSYIEDPDGALIEFVETHKIPVMKKLGWYLDLRKKDQRKPVPNYILHAMALNRVKD